The Dioscorea cayenensis subsp. rotundata cultivar TDr96_F1 chromosome 7, TDr96_F1_v2_PseudoChromosome.rev07_lg8_w22 25.fasta, whole genome shotgun sequence genome includes a region encoding these proteins:
- the LOC120264493 gene encoding LOW QUALITY PROTEIN: laccase-17-like (The sequence of the model RefSeq protein was modified relative to this genomic sequence to represent the inferred CDS: deleted 1 base in 1 codon): MTNVTRLCHTKSILTVNGKFPGPSIFAREGDRLVIRVVNHVQNNVTLHWHGVRQLRSAWADGPAYITQCPIQTGQSYVYNYTIVGQRGTLWWHAHISWLRSTIHGPIIILPKFGVPYPFPKPYKQVSIIFGEWFNSDPEAVINQALQTGGAPNVSDAYTINGLPGPLYNCSAKDTFTLNLRPGKVYLLRMINAALNDELFFGIADHLLTTVEVDAIYVKPFISDTILLGPGQTTNVLLLTKPTLPNATFLMLARPYASGTGTFDNSTVAGILHYKNTKKNFPLLTPILPSLNDTAFVTNFTSKLRSLATPQFPANVPKKVDQKFFFTVGLGTSPCLNNQTCQGPNGTKFSASVNNVSFVLPATALLQAHFSGQSKSVFSSNFPITPLNQFNYTGTPPNNTMVSNGTKVLVLPFNTSVELVIQDTSIIGPESHPLHLHGFNFFVLAQGFGNYDPVNDPKKYNLVDPVERNTVGVPVGGWVAIRFMADNPGVWFMHCHLEVHMSWGLKMAWLVLDGSLPNQKLPPPPFDLPQC, translated from the exons ATGACAAACGTCACAAGATTGTGCCATACAAAAAGCATCCTAACAGTGAACGGGAAGTTCCCCGGACCTTCCATCTTTGCAAGAGAAGGCGATAGGCTTGTTATTCGGGTTGTTAACCACGTCCAGAACAATGTGACACTGCACTG GCATGGAGTTAGGCAGCTGCGGAGTGCTTGGGCAGATGGCCCTGCGTATATCACCCAATGTCCTATCCAAACTGGCCAGAGCTACGTGTACAACTACACAATTGTGGGTCAGAGAGGGACACTTTGGTGGCATGCACACATCTCATGGTTGAGGTCCACCATTCATGGTCCAATAATCATACTTCCTAAGTTTGGAGTTCCATATCCTTTTCCCAAACCTTATAAACAAGTCTCCATCATCTTTG GAGAGTGGTTCAATTCAGACCCTGAGGCAGTCATCAACCAGGCTCTTCAAACAGGTGGTGCTCCAAATGTCTCAGATGCATACACTATCAATGGCCTTCCGGGTCCTCTCTACAACTGCTCAGCTAAag ATACATTCACATTAAATTTGAGACCGGGAAAGGTGTATCTTCTTCGCATGATCAACGCTGCACTGAACGATGAGCTTTTCTTTGGCATCGCCGATCATTTGCTCACCACCGTCGAGGTTGATGCCATCTACGTGAAGCCCTTCATCAGTGACACCATTCTCCTTGGACCAGGACAGACAACCAATGTCCTCCTTCTCACAAAGCCAACCTTGCCAAATGCCACATTTCTAATGCTAGCAAGGCCTTATGCCAGTGGGACTGGAACTTTTGACAACTCAACAGTTGCAGGAATACTTCACTATAAGAACACTAAAAAGAATTTC CCACTCTTGACTCCAATACTTCCATCTCTCAATGATACTGCATTTGTTACAAACTTCACTAGCAAACTAAGAAGCTTGGCAACCCCACAGTTTCCAGCCAATGTCCCTAAGAAGGTAGACCAGAAGTTCTTCTTCACTGTAGGACTTGGCACAAGCCCTTGTCTGAATAACCAGACATGCCAAGGGCCAAATGGTACTAAGTTTTCAGCATCAGTGAACAATGTTTCCTTTGTGTTGCCTGCCACTGCACTCCTGCAAGCTCACTTCTCTGGTCAGTCAAAGAGTGTGTTCTCTTCCAATTTTCCCATTACCCCTCTGAACCAGTTCAACTACACTGGCACACCACCAAACAACACCATGGtgagtaatggaaccaaggTTTTGGTGCTTCCTTTTAACACCAGTGTGGAGCTTGTCATACAGGACACTAGCATTATAGGGCCTGAGAGCCATCCGCTTCACCTTCATGGGTTCAACTTCTTTGTTTTAGCTCAAGGGTTTGGAAACTATGATCCTGTGAATGATCCTAAGAAGTATAACCTTGTGGACCCTGTGGAGAGGAACACTGTTGGTGTACCAGTTGGTGGGTGGGTTGCCATCAGGTTCATGGCTGATAACCCTG GTGTGTGGTTCATGCATTGTCACTTGGAGGTGCACATGAGCTGGGGTTTGAAGATGGCATGGTTGGTGTTGGATGGGAGTTTGCCCAACCAGAAGCTACCACCCCCACCCTTTGATCTTCCACAATGTTGA